One part of the Salmo salar chromosome ssa10, Ssal_v3.1, whole genome shotgun sequence genome encodes these proteins:
- the si:dkey-246g23.4 gene encoding monocarboxylate transporter 2 — MDSPVKSGTVRERQQLTTLTPPDGGYGWFILLACFLVFGLTFGVIKAFGVFYMEIHSYFEATATGTSWITSIAVATIHCGAPMASALSARYSHRAVVMIGGLLSCVGMVAGAYAQNLVQLYITVGLLTGFGYALTWTPTVTMVGWYFEKRRPMANALASAGECIITFLFTPLFQLLVDHYSWRGAMLVLGGLQLNLCVCGMLLRPLNTPTKLPPKEVREEEGDLPLDALSQTKSSSEGTVEGTGKAQAQKARKAELWSKVQRYVDYTLITNPRFMVYSMFGVFAALGFFAPALFLVPYARSQGVEEYQATALMSISAVLDLTGRVFFGWVANLRLVEMVQQLTATVILLGIVLLLCPLASSFLELAAFSSAYGLVYGATVSIHITVLAEVVGVQRLGSALGFFMLIRSSGGLLGPPIAGFLIDKMSDYGTGFLMAGVALIVSALFLLLLHQMNRRAQGSARKGHV; from the exons ATGGACTCCCCAGTGAAGAGTGGGACTGTGCGGGAGCGACAACAGCTTACG ACTCTGACACCCCCTGATGGAGGCTACGGATGGTTCATCCTGCTGGCCTGCTTCCTGGTGTTTGGGCTGACCTTTGGAGTGATCAAGGCCTTCGGAGTGTTCTACATGGAGATCCACAGCTACTTTGAGGCCACAGCAACAGGAACCTCCTGGATTACATCCATCGCTGTGGCAACCATACACTGTGGAG CCCCCATGGCGTCTGCTCTGAGTGCTCGCTACAGCCACCGGGCCGTGGTGATGATAGGGGGTCTGCTGAGCTGTGTGGGGATGGTGGCTGGGGCTTACGCCCAGAACCTGGTTCAACTTTACATCACTGTTGGGCTCCTAACCG GTTTTGGTTATGCCCTGACCTGGACCCCCACAGTGACCATGGTGGGCTGGTATTTTGAGAAGAGGAGGCCCATGGCCAACGCCTTGGCCAGCGCTGGAGAGTGCATCATCACCTTCCTGTTTACTCCCCTGTTCCAGCTGCTGGTGGACCACTACTCCTGGAGGGGGGCCATGCTAGTGCTGGGGGGCCTGCAGCTCaacctgtgtgtttgtgggatgtTACTGCGCCCCCTGAACACCCCCACTAAGCTGCCTCCCAAGGAggtcagagaggaggaaggagacttGCCGTTGGATGCCTTATCCCAGACTAAATCCAGCTCTGAGGGGACAGTGGAGGGGACAGGTAAGGCCCAAGCCCAGAAGGCCAGAAAGGCTGAGCTATGGAGCAAAGTCCAGCGCTACGTGGACTACACACTCATCACCAACCCCCGCTTCATGGTCTACTCCATGTTCGGAGTGTTTGCTGCTTTGGGCTTTTTTGCCCCGGCCCTCTTCCTTGTGCCCTATGCCCGGAGCCAGGGAGTAGAGGAGTACCAGGCAACTGCCCTCATGTCCATCTCAGCAGTTCTGGACCTGACGGGCCGGGTGTTCTTCGGCTGGGTGGCCAACCTGCGTCTAGTGGAGATGGTGCAGCAGCTGACTGCCACTGTGATCTTGCTGGGTATAGTCCTGCTGCTGTGTCCCCTCGCCTCCTCCTTCCTTGAGCTGGCTGCCTTCAGTTCAGCCTATGGCCTGGTGTACGGGGCCACCGTCTCCATCCACATCACCGTGCTGGCTGAGGTGGTAGGCGTGCAGCGGCTGGGGAGTGCCCTCGGCTTCTTCATGCTCATCCGCAGCAGCGGTGGCCTCCTGGGGCCGCCCATCGCAG GATTCCTTATAGACAAAATGAGTGACTATGGGACAGGCTTCCTCATGGCAGGCGTGGCCCTCATCGTCTCTGCCCTCTTCCTGCTCCTGCTGCACCAGATGAACCGCAGGGCTCAGGGGTCAGCCAGGAAGGGACATGTATGA
- the LOC106560881 gene encoding WAP four-disulfide core domain protein 1, with amino-acid sequence MPGCHVRIPLVLCMLVLSCGSGGARRIRKRGLNQKDYEYPNQQSQSTQHQKNDRCPPPPQMLPERACEVPGCRSDSECERHKRCCYNGCIYACLESVQPPPVLDWLVQPKPRWLGGNGWLLDGPEEVLQAEACSTTEDGDEPLHCPTGYECHIINQGNPAVGIPNRGQCIKSRGNSDGRPMRQKSYKDYKDYLGTGSSSNNAVAYEKHQHKHLG; translated from the exons ATGCCTGGCTGTCATGTCCGGATACCGCTGGTGCTATGCATGCTGGTGCTGTCCTGTGGGTCAGGAGGCGCCCGGCGGATCAGGAAGAGAGGGCTTAACCAAAAG GACTATGAGTATCCGAACCAGCAGTCCCAGTCCACCCAGCACCAAAAGAACGACCGCTGCCCACCCCCACCTCAGATGCTGCCGGAGCGGGCCTGCGAGGTGCCCGGCTGCCGCTCTGACTCAGAGTGTGAGCGCCACAAACGCTGCTGTTACAACGGCTGCATCTACGCCTGTCTGGAATCAGTGCAGCCACCACCAG TGCTGGACTGGCTGGTTCAACCCAAGCCTCGGTGGCTGGGAGGGAATGGCTGGCTTCTAGACGGTCCAGAGGAGGTACTGCAGG CGGAGGCATGCAGCACCACAGAGGATGGGGACGAGCCCCTTCACTGTCCCACCGGCTACGAGTGCCACATCATCAACCAAGGAAACCCCGCTGTTGGCATCCCCAACAGAGGACAGTGCATCAAGTCACGTGGTAACTCTG ATGGACGTCCCATGAGGCAAAAGTCCTACAAGGACTATAAGGATTACTTGG GAACTGGAAGCAGCTCTAATAATGCTGTGGCCTATGAGAAACACCAGCACAAACATCTGGGATGA